In Penicillium psychrofluorescens genome assembly, chromosome: 5, a single window of DNA contains:
- a CDS encoding uncharacterized protein (ID:PFLUO_008069-T1.cds;~source:funannotate): protein MATHGPSPLPPTTVHNTRAIPQSAAADFLAAYLDRATTDPALQPNASISEHGPVSRTTAAAPNLILHNLKRVQAGLAGEILGRDLTVAKQNPGEEYLDIAAGAVDPAAAAAAAQQKEGGNGEEEQDLTWEEPAMETEAEAFAEQEARQDVVDKEERKRRKKERRTLEKKAKAGN from the coding sequence ATGGCAACCCATGGCCCATCCCCCCTCCCGCCAACAACGGTGCACAACACCCGCGCCATCCCCCAATCCGCCGCGGCGGACTTCCTCGCAGCGTACCTAGACCGCGCAACAACCGACCCAGCCCTGCAGCCAAATGCCAGCATCAGCGAGCACGGGCCCGTCTCGCGCACAACGGCCGCAGCGCCGAACCTAATCCTGCACAACTTGAAGCGCGTGCAAGCCGGGCTGGCAGGCGAGATCCTAGGCCGGGATTTGACGGTTGCGAAACAGAATCCTGGCGAGGAGTACCTGGATATTGCGGCGGGAGCGGTggatccagcagctgcagctgcagctgcacaacagaaagaaggaggaaatggggaggaggagcaggatTTGACGTGGGAGGAGCCGGCTATGGagacggaggcggaggcgTTTGCGGAGCAGGAGGCGAGGCAGGATGTTGTTGAtaaggaggagaggaagaggaggaagaaggagcggAGAActctggagaagaaggccaaggcgggTAACTAA